In Onychostoma macrolepis isolate SWU-2019 chromosome 04, ASM1243209v1, whole genome shotgun sequence, one DNA window encodes the following:
- the LOC131538768 gene encoding uncharacterized protein LOC131538768, translated as MTRLVNTGILQPPIHLENRFEALMNVGEESPNVIEHGLNQPATNIATNRRSRSSRQRHSAQSAAETRTLIAGDSIIRNISSRTTTTCCFPQATVSDVNKELWNILMKHKTANRIIIHVGKNDIRKEQSELLKKDFSELFETLQGLEVQSFISGPLPARGTNMFSRLLGLNTSLQRTCSTKGVNFIDNFNLFWGHRQLFKLDGLHSTNLGARVLKDNIYFSLRHPSVVCANPLGLKGTHTPGQNMSDHRTSCQPQSHLMVDTSHKDTDNTTKPKQALLTDAILAEPCPHSSSQTDCDVLQQIQDSAPKDDFLENSQGSQDNISQPPETPEPELISPDTLSLSPESPLLSFSQKMEELVYAGTKLSQ; from the coding sequence atgacaagacttgtaaacactggcattttacaaccccctatacatcttgagaacagatttgaagcattaatgaatgtgggtgaggaatccccaaatgtgatTGAACATGGATTGAATCAGCCAGCAACTAACATCGCTACTAACAGGCGCTCGAGGTCGAGCAGACAGCGGCATtcagctcagagcgcagccgaGACCAGGACTCTGATAGCGGGagactctattatcagaaacatcagtagcaggactacaactacatgctgctttcctcaagcaaccgtctctgatgtgaacaaggaactttggaacattctgatgaagcacaagactgcaaatcgaatcatcatccatgtggggaagaacgatattcggaaagagcagtcagaactgcttaagaaggatttcagtgaactctttgaaacacttcaaggacttgaagttcagtcgttcatcagtggaccactcccagcaagaggaactaacatgttttcacggctgcttgggctgaatacatcgctacaaagaacctgcagtacaaaaggagtcaacttcatcgacaacttcaatcttttctggggccatagacagCTGTTTAAACTGGATGGCCTCCACTCAACCAATCTTGGTGCaagagtgctaaaggacaatatctatttctccctccgtcatccttcagtggtgtgtgccaatccactcggcctcaaaggcacacacacacctggacagaatatgagtgaccacaggacttcatgtcagcctcagagtcatcttatggttgacacatcccacaaggacactgataacaccacgAAGCCAAAACAAGCTCTCCTCACAGATGCTATCTTggctgagccctgcccacacagctcatcacagacagactgtgacgtactacaacagatccaagactcagcacccaaggacgactttctggaaaacagccagggaagccaggacaacatttcacagccaccggaaacaccagagccagagctcatctcaccagacacactatccctctctccagaatctccacttctaagcttctcacagaaaatggaggaactggtgtatgctgggaccaaactctctcagtga
- the LOC131538789 gene encoding ovarian cancer G-protein coupled receptor 1-like — translation MAQHNISINDSTASDHDLLQHGTWKSDYAELVFIRVLSVVEIPVMILTLIGLCFIIKSRHAVSVFVSNLILSDLIQVICLLIAASTTSSTRNLTVEYYYSLMVGLYFMACVAFERYLLVSHPIWYRSHQSLKLSCFISVIVWFVLLIFVIICPHCFNFNHLSMCIACLIPYPIIILCFAGTCRGLSRSISLTALQRKLILGSLFLVLLTYTFLILPYVIMVFMPYVGIKPHHYTQLPMYVNPLADCFLYMFIRSDVRNMMKSVCCCRRHQSLNDNQDERSVVNPQNSCCTVVCCISAQKPASHALNTCSSV, via the coding sequence ATGGCACAACATAACATCAGCATCAATGACTCAACTGCATCAGATCATGATTTACTTCAACATGGAACATGGAAAAGCGATTATGCAGAACTTGTGTTTATCCGTGTCCTTTCAGTCGTTGAGATTCCAGTCATGATCTTAACTCTGATTGGCTTGTGTTTCATCATCAAATCCCGGCATGctgtttcagtttttgttaGTAATTTGATACTTTCAGATCTCATACAGGTCATTTGTTTGTTAATAGCAGCATCAACTACCTCTTCGACACGTAATCTGACTGTTGAATATTACTATTCTTTGATGGTGGGTCTGTATTTTATGGCATGTGTGGCTTTTGAACGATATCTTCTGGTTTCTCATCCTATCTGGTACAGATCTCACCagtcactcaaactctcctgttttatttctgtgatcgtcTGGTTTGTGCTTCTGATCTTTGTAATAATATGCCcccattgttttaattttaatcatcTATCCATGTGTATAGCGTGTTTAATTCCTTACCCCATAATCATTCTCTGTTTTGCTGGCACTTGTCGAGGTCTTTCTCGCTCAATATCACTGACTGCTCTTCAGCGCAAATTAATTTTGGGCAGTTTGTTCCTGGTGCTGTTGACTTACACATTTCTCATTCTGCCTTATGTGATTATGGTATTTATGCCATATGTTGGTATAAAACCTCACCATTATACACAGTTGCCCATGTATGTGAATCCACTTGCTGACTGTTTTCTGTACATGTTCATAAGGTCTGATGTTCGTAATATGATGAAGTCTGTTTGCTGCTGTCGTAGACATCAGAGTTTGAATGACAACCAGGACGAACGCTCTGTAGTGAATCCACAGAACAGCTGCTGTACTGTAGTGTGCTGTATTTCAGCTCAAAAGCCTGCATCTCATGCACTGAACACCTGCAGCTCAGTTTAA